Proteins co-encoded in one Chroococcidiopsis sp. TS-821 genomic window:
- a CDS encoding MFS transporter, whose protein sequence is MRTTSNALKFVILLGIVSLCADATYEGGRSIAGAYLNVLGASGAIVGLVAGAGELIGYALRLVTGYLSDRTQQYWGITTLGYAINTLAIPLLALTGRWETAAALLIAERAGRAVRSPPRDVLLSHAATQVGGGFGFGLHEALDQIGAVAGPLAVAGVLAWQQSYQQSFAILLVPALMGLGVLLVTQRRYPNPREFEAKTIELTGVGLPRRFWIYLAGVMLIAFGFADFPLIAFHWQNTGLIQTTTIPLFYAVAMGMDAIAALVLGRLFDRYGVVVFVFAVVLSALFAPLTFLGNPPLALLGMALWGIGMGAQESIMKAIVAAMVPTMQRGSAFGIFYLCYGLAWFLGSALMGLLYDRSVILVVGFAVAFQFAAVPAITSVIRR, encoded by the coding sequence ATGAGAACCACCTCAAATGCCCTCAAATTTGTCATTCTATTAGGTATTGTGAGTTTATGTGCTGATGCGACTTATGAGGGTGGACGGAGCATTGCAGGCGCATATCTTAATGTATTAGGTGCGAGTGGAGCAATTGTCGGATTAGTCGCAGGCGCAGGCGAGTTAATAGGTTATGCACTGCGGCTGGTCACCGGGTATCTCAGCGATCGCACGCAGCAGTATTGGGGAATCACCACTCTAGGATATGCGATTAATACCCTCGCAATTCCACTATTAGCCCTGACAGGGCGCTGGGAAACAGCTGCAGCACTTTTAATTGCCGAACGCGCAGGGAGAGCGGTACGATCTCCGCCACGCGATGTCTTATTATCACACGCTGCAACGCAAGTCGGTGGAGGCTTTGGCTTTGGCTTGCACGAAGCTTTGGATCAAATCGGAGCCGTCGCCGGACCACTTGCTGTTGCTGGAGTTCTTGCTTGGCAACAAAGTTATCAACAAAGTTTTGCAATTCTACTCGTTCCAGCTTTGATGGGATTAGGCGTGCTACTTGTAACGCAACGACGCTACCCAAATCCACGTGAATTTGAAGCAAAAACGATCGAACTAACGGGTGTAGGTTTACCCCGTCGTTTCTGGATTTACTTAGCTGGTGTGATGCTCATCGCTTTTGGTTTTGCTGACTTTCCGCTGATTGCATTCCATTGGCAAAATACAGGATTGATACAAACGACAACTATCCCGTTGTTTTATGCTGTTGCTATGGGAATGGATGCGATCGCCGCGTTAGTTTTGGGGAGATTGTTTGACCGCTATGGTGTTGTGGTCTTCGTTTTCGCCGTCGTGTTGTCTGCACTTTTTGCACCTTTAACTTTTTTGGGTAATCCTCCGTTAGCACTGTTAGGTATGGCACTATGGGGGATCGGTATGGGCGCGCAAGAATCGATTATGAAGGCGATCGTTGCCGCAATGGTTCCTACAATGCAACGAGGTTCTGCGTTTGGCATCTTTTACCTGTGCTATGGTTTGGCGTGGTTTCTTGGTAGTGCGTTAATGGGACTACTCTACGATCGCTCGGTTATCTTAGTGGTAGGTTTTGCCGTTGCCTTTCAATTTGCTGCTGTTCCCGCAATTACATCAGTGATTCGGCGATAA
- the rppA gene encoding two-component system response regulator RppA, whose protein sequence is MRILLVEDDPAQLEPLYAALSQAGHIVDGVEDGETAQWLLSQKEYDLLILDWLLPRVSGLSLCQQFRQAGKTAPVLMLTAKDTTADKVTGLDAGADDYLVKPTDIVELLARVRALGRRSPLWQGDTLRMADLQLHLNSLAVERNNTVVQLSTREFQLLEYFFRHPRQVLTRDQIEEALWEWGTEPESNAVTTLVRRLRQRLQTINAADWIETIYGMGYRLNPPEEDLTKE, encoded by the coding sequence ATGAGAATCTTACTTGTAGAAGATGACCCCGCGCAATTAGAACCACTATATGCTGCTTTGTCGCAAGCTGGACATATTGTTGATGGTGTTGAGGATGGTGAAACTGCACAGTGGCTGTTGTCGCAAAAAGAATACGATTTACTCATTTTAGATTGGTTACTACCACGCGTTAGCGGTTTAAGTTTATGTCAACAGTTTCGTCAGGCGGGTAAAACGGCTCCTGTATTGATGCTCACAGCCAAAGATACGACAGCCGATAAAGTCACAGGTTTGGATGCGGGTGCAGATGACTACTTAGTCAAGCCGACAGACATTGTAGAACTTTTAGCGCGAGTGCGGGCTTTAGGCAGGCGATCGCCACTATGGCAGGGAGATACACTGCGTATGGCAGATTTGCAATTGCACCTCAATAGTCTCGCCGTCGAACGGAATAATACAGTTGTGCAACTATCTACACGAGAATTTCAGCTACTAGAATACTTCTTTCGTCATCCGCGTCAGGTACTTACCCGCGATCAAATCGAAGAAGCGTTATGGGAATGGGGTACAGAACCCGAAAGCAACGCGGTAACAACCTTAGTGCGCCGCCTTCGCCAACGGTTACAAACGATTAATGCCGCCGATTGGATCGAAACAATTTATGGTATGGGATATCGCTTGAATCCACCAGAAGAAGACCTTACCAAAGAGTAA